AATTGGAATATTTCTGAGGAAAGTGGGCAGGATCAGAGAAAATTTCTTCAATCAAAATActgttttccactgaaaaaataatattgatGGAAAATTTTGGACCAACCAGTTATATAATCCTTTTCATAATGTCTAGACAAAAAAACTACATGAAGAGGGAGTTAAGTAGGAGAGCACAGATCAGTGACTTATTATAAGCTCTATTAAAGTGATGGTATCATTATTGAAAAGCCAAGTGATAGAAacacaggaaattcagaattaaggttaaattgaaaagaaacacaaacacGTTAAGCTCTGGAACTGCACAATTAGCACACCCAAACAGCCTTATTTCTGCTCTTAATGACAACAACCAATAGCCGtttggttgtggtgaaggctttCAGAGTTTGTGATCTCCGGTTCTATTAAACtgacttttaaaagaaattatttttccccccagtgtgGCATCATGGTAAAAAAGAGGGTGATAAATCCTGCTTTTGATGAAAACTCAAACTAGCCTTAATTAAGGGACCATGAAAGATGAATCCTGGGAATCAAGGGAACATTTAAGGAAACAACTTTAAAACATTTCTCTACAACTCTCATTTCTCTAAAATTCACATTTCTCAAAAAAATAGGAAGTATCACTGGGGCAATGAACTTTGCAGGAACGAAAAAAGACCAGACGTACATAGACAAGAATATTGTCAGTTACATGACAGTATtattaaaagaaagcaaaatttcAAAAGTATATAAGCCTTCCTGCTGCCAGGTATAAACTCATAGGGGAAAGGGAAACATTTCTCATAATGGCAGTTTGTACCCatatgtttctgtttttttcaccttcccctgaaAAGGAGCTGGTGGAGAAATGGTGAATGTATTtggcaaaaaaatcaaaccatctCCTCCCCAAATTCTCGTTTCActtaaaattttccatgaaattttTCAGCATTCTAGGAAGGAAAAAAGCAACCCGAtagttttctttttggtttttggtcCTCCATTCTTTCACTCTTTTCCCTTCATCTTCCCCAGCCCAttatctatctctctctctctcttctttcctttgtcATTTCCAGAGTTAAAACCTAATTCtgataatttttttcctgtttcctgaattcagtttcatttttattaaaagtgtatatatattaattaaaaaatcatttttaaccaaaacattattttaaaatttgaccagctctattgtGATGTATCTGAAGTTAGGCCCCTTTTAACAACAAACTACTGGagtagatggaccactggtctgacaaGGATGGCAGGAGTTATGTGCCTGTGTTTTCTCTCATGAAAGCCCTAAGTTTTCTGACTCCTTTACTGAGTGCATTATTAACTTCTTTATTTCTCAGGGTATATATGAAAGGATTGGCCATGGGGGTCAAGACAGTGTAGAAAAGAGAAAACACTTTGTTCAGGTCTCTCAGTGCAGCAACATCTGGGAGCATATAGATAATGATCAAGGTCCCATAGAAAAGTGTCACCACCatgaggtgagaggagcaggtggaaaaggccttcTGCCTCCCGGTGGTGGACGGGATTTGCAGGATGGTGGAAAGGATACATAAATAAGATGACAAGGTGAGTAGTAATGGTGGCAGAGAGAATATGGAAGAGAGCAGAAAAACTATAAGTTCCATGAGGTGAGTGTCACTGCAGGAGAGTTTAATAACCGGAATTAgatcacaaaagaaatggtcaatCTTGTTGGGACCACAGAAAACTAACCGTGACAACACATATAATATAATGGAATTGCCCAGCAAGCCACTTATCCAAGATGCAGCCACTAGCGGGAAGCAGAATCTGTCATTCATAATGGACACATAGTGCAGTGGTTTACATATCGCTAAATACCGA
The window above is part of the Chelonoidis abingdonii isolate Lonesome George chromosome 14, CheloAbing_2.0, whole genome shotgun sequence genome. Proteins encoded here:
- the LOC116821997 gene encoding olfactory receptor 6B1-like, with the translated sequence MANTEWENQTYISEFILLGFGNLPQLRLLLFLLFLLIYDLTMAGNVLIILLVLTDHHLHTPMYFFLWNLSFLETCYTSNSLPRMLQSLLTGNRAISACACFIQNYIFGLLAGSESYLLSAMSYDRYLAICKPLHYVSIMNDRFCFPLVAASWISGLLGNSIILYVLSRLVFCGPNKIDHFFCDLIPVIKLSCSDTHLMELIVFLLSSIFSLPPLLLTLSSYLCILSTILQIPSTTGRQKAFSTCSSHLMVVTLFYGTLIIIYMLPDVAALRDLNKVFSLFYTVLTPMANPFIYTLRNKEVNNALSKGVRKLRAFMRENTGT